GACCATCGCTAGCCACTCTGCGTCTCCGTCATCGCGAAATATGCAACGTTGAGGTCGTGTCAGGCGCACCAATCGATGCAGAATACATCAAGGAGGAAGCCAGGGCCGGGCGCATGGGCGCTCGGCTGATGGCGGTTGCCGCCGATGGTGATCGCGGGCGCGTCTATCTCTCGCCGACGGCAGAGCAGGAGAAGATCGCCCTCAGCGCGCGTCCACACGATCCGCCTGACGGAACGATGGTCGACGACGCGCGCGCTTTCACGCCATCGATTTATGGACTTGGCAGTTGGGAATCGATCTTTACCCATCGCCAGCTTGTTGCGCTTACAACACTCAGTGACGTTGTTGGCGAAGCCCCTGAGCGTGTGCGTCGCGACGGTGTCTCTGCGGAACTTCGCGACGACGGAAAGTCGCTGCTCGCTGGGGGAACAGGTGCGACTGCATACGCAGAAGCCATAGCTTCCTACCTGGGTGTTGCCTTTTCGAGGTATTCCAACGCGGCCTCGACCATCTGCACCTGGAACCCCGGCAAGACGAAGGAGGACATACGGTTCACTTTCAGCCGCCAGGCACTCCAAATGACGTGGGACTTTGCGGAAGGAAACCCATTCAGCGATTCTTCGGGAAACCTGGCCGATAGCTACCAAGTATGGGTGTGCAAGGCACTCGTGTGGCTTGCTGCGAGCGCGACTCCTGGCGTGGCACAGCAAGCTGATGCCGCGACGCAGCGTGTCTCGCTCGCGAAAGTCGTCTCCACCGATCCTCCGTATTTCGACAACGTCCCCTACGCTGACCTGTCGGACTACTTCTATCTCTGGCTTCGTCGCGCTCTCAAGCCTGTATTCCCGGATCTCTTTGCCACACTCGCGGTGCCGAAGGCGGAGGAGCTGGTCGCGGCACCATATCGCCACAATGGGAGAGCGGGAGCCGAGGCGTTCTTCATGAATGGAATGACGGAGGCGATGCGCTGTCTCAGTAGCCAGGCACATCCCGCCTTTCCCGTAACCATCTACTACGCGTTCAAGCAGCAAGAGAGCGACGGGCAAGATGGGACCGCAAGCACCGGATGGGATACGTTCCTTGAAGCGGTTATCCGTTCTGGTTTCGCCGTAACCGGCACATGGCCAATTCGCACCGAACGGGGCGGACGCAGTCGCGACATCGGAAGCAGTGCGTTGGCTTCCAGTATCGTCCTCGTCTGCCGGCCGCACCCGGTGAACGCCGCGACAGCTACTCGCCGCGAGTTCGTCAACGCCCTCAAGGCCGAGCTTCCGACAGCCGTCAGCCACCTACAGCGCAGCAACATCGCGCCTGTGGATCTCGCGCAGGCAGCCATCGGACCAGGCATGGCTGTCTATACTCGGTACGCCAAAGTACTCGACGCCGAAGGTAAGTCCATGCCGGTGCGCGAAGCACTCGCGCTCATCAACGAGACGCTCGATGAGGTCCTCGCGGAGCAGGAAGGCGATTTCGATGCCGACACCCGCTGGACGCTCGCGTGGTTCGAGCAGTCTGGCTTCGCGGAGGGTGAGTACGGCGTCGCCGAGACGCTCTCCAAGGCCAAGAACACCAGCGTCGGCGGCATGGTCGAGGCTGGCGTCGTCGAGTCGAAGCGCGGGAAGGTTCGCCTGCTCTCGCCCGACGAGCTTCCCGAGGGCTGGGATCCGGTCACCGATTCGCGCCTGACGGTCTGGGAGATGGTCCACCACCTGATCCGAGTCCTCGAGTCGGGTGGTGAAAGCGCGGCAGCAACGCTTGCGGGGAAGCTCGGCTCCCGCGCCGAGGTCGCGCGCGAGCTCGCCTACCGGCTCTACACGATCAGCGAGCGGAAGAAGCGCGCGCAGGAGGCCCTCCGCTACAACGCGCTCGTGCAGAGCTGGCCCGAGATCTCGCGCCTTGCCCGCGAGGGGGCCAGCCGCCGCGCTGAACAGGCAAGCCTCTTCGAGATGGAGGGCTCATGAGCGCGGCCATCGCTCCCCTCGCCTCGCGCCGGAAGCTCGCCGAAGTCGGGCTGCCGCTCGACGTGATCAGCCGGACGGCTGCCCGGGAGAAGAACCGACGCATTGGCCATCCGTGTTCGTTCCACGTCTGGTGGTCGCGCAAGCCACTCGCGGCATGCCGCGCCCTGACCTTCGCCCAGCTTGTCGACGACCCCTCGAGCCGCCCTGATCTCTTTCCTACGGAGCGCGCCCAAGCAGAGGAGCGGGACCGCCTCTTCGGCATCCTTTCGCGCCTCGTCGAGTGGGAGGCCCGCGCTGACGAGCGTCTTCTCGCGGAAGCGCGCGCAGCATTCGAGTACTCGATGGGCGGTCAGCCGCCCCCGGTGCTCGATCCCTTCTGCGGCGGGGGTTCGATTCCGCTGGAAGCACTCCGACTCGGTCTGCCGGCGGTTGGATCCGATCTCAATCCTGTTGCGGTGCTGCTGACGCGGGCCCTCACAACACTGCCGGCAAGATTCGCCAAGGCTCGCGCAGTTTCGGGCGGTGATCAGACCAGCATTGCCCCTGATGGCGCGCTATCGGCGGACGTGAAGTTCTATGGGAGCTGGATCCGCGACCGTGCGGTCGACCGTCTCGGTGGCCTTTACCCGTCGGCTCGAGGCTGCGCAGTTCACGCATGGCTCTGGGTGCGGACGGTTCAGTGCCCGAACCCGGCCTGCAGAGCAAGGGCACCGCTCGCAAACAAGTTTGCACTCGCTACTCGCCGAGGTGACAGGACTTGGGTCGAACCGCAGATCGAGCAGGGGCGCTTCCGCTACGTCATTCGCACCGGCGCAGACGAGATCCCGACCGGGACCGTCAAGCGGGGCGGTGCGCACTGCCTGGGCTGCAGAGCAACCATTCCGCTGGAACACGTGCGGCAGGAGGGCATGCAGGGGCGGCTCGGCGCTGACCTCGTCGCCCTGGCACTCGAGTCCAGCAACGGCCGTCGCTTCGCGCCGGCCGATGCGGAGCACGAGCGCATCGCGTTCGCAGCCACGCCGGCATGGACGCCGGACGGCGAGCTTCCGGAACGAGCGCTCGGGTTCCGAGTCCAGCGGTACGGAATTCGGAGCTACCGCGACCTCTTCACGGCGCGGCAGCTCACCGCGCTGGCGACGTTCGCCGACCTCATCGGAGAGGCGCGCAAACGCATACGTGAAGACGCCCGGCGGGCAGGCATGCTGGACGATGGCAAGCCGCTTCACGAAGGAGGAGAGGGCGCGACGGCATATGCCGAGGCGGTGAGCGTCCTCCTCGCTCTCGCGGTCGGCAAGCTCGCCGACTACGCCTCGACCCTTTGCTCGTGGATGGACGGGCAAGCGAAGCTCGGCCACACGTTCGTGCGCCAGGCGCTGGCAATGACCTGGGACTTCGCGGAAGGCAACCCCCTCTCGCGATCCACCGGTGGATACCTTCGACAGGTCGAGCTCATCAGTCGCGTCATCGATGAGTCGTCCGTGCCGACGACCGCCGCCTACGTGGTACAGCACGACGCCAAACATCCGCACCCCGCCGCGCGCTCGTGCGTCGTCGTGACGGATCCACCCTACTACGACAACATCGGTTACGGGGACCTCGCGGACTACTTCTACGTATGGCTTCGACCGATGCTCCGCGAGGTCTACCCGGACCTTTTCGCTACCCACCTCACGCCGAAGGAGGACGAGCTCGTCGCCGCAGTAGAGCGTTTCGATGGCGACCGCGCTCGCGCCCGGGAGTTCTTCGAGGGCGGGCTCGCGCAGGCATTCGCGCAGATGCACGACGTTCAAGACCCCAGCTTTCCGCTCAGCATTTTCTACGCCTTCAAGCAGAGTGTGGCCGACGCCGAAGGCATCGGCTCGACGGGATGGGAGTCGATGTTGGAGGCGCTCATCGGAGCGGGCTTCTCCATCACGGGCACGTGGCCCATGCGGACGGAGTCGACGAGCCGATTGCGGAGCATCGGGAGCAACGCCCTTGCGTCGAGTATCGTCCTGATCTGCCGGCGCCGAGCCGCGGCCGTTTCTGCTGCTACGCGGCGCGAGTTTCTGTCGGCTCTCAGGGCCGAGCTCCCAACCGCCCTAGCGCATCTGCAGCGCAGCAATATCGCTCCAGTGGACCTCGCGCAGTCCGCGATCGGCCCCGGCATGGCCATCTACACCCGATACTCGAAGGTCGTGGACGCCGAGGGGGAAGCGGTTCCAGTTCGTGAAGCCCTGTCCCTCATCAACCAGATCCTGGACGAGGTCCTCGCCGAGCAAGAGAGCGACTTCGATGCCGACACCCGCTGGGCGCTTGCCTGGTTCGAGCAGCACGGATTCGACGAGGGCGAGTACGGGGTGGCCGAGACGCTCTCCAAGGCCAAGAACACGAGCGTTGCCGGGATGGTCGAGGCGGGGGTGATCGAATCGAGGCGCGGGAAAGTGCGGTTGCTTTCTCCCGACGAGCTACCCGACAACTGGGATCCTGCGACGAATGGCCGGCTAACAGTTTGGGAGATGGTTCATCACCTGATCCGAGTCCTCGAATCGGGTGGTGAGAGTGCGGCAGCGGACCTCGCGGCGCAGCTCGGCAGCCGTGCTGAGATCGCGCGCGAGCTGGCCTACCGTCTCTACACCGTATCCGAGCGCAAGAAGCGGGCACAGGACGCGCTCCGCTACAACGCGCTCGTGCAGAGCTGGCCCGAGATCTCGCGCCTCGCCCGCGAGAGCGGCGCACGTCGAGCCGAGCAGAAAACGCTGTTTGTGGGAGGCGAAGCATGAGCGAGCAGGCCAAGGTCTGCGTTCCCGATGCGGCGACCGAGAGGCCGGACCGCTCCGAGCCGCGAGCCCCTGCGTACGCGAGCCTTCCAGCCGCGAAGATGCGGGTGGCGCGCGGCGGTGTGGAGGCTCGGGAAATGAGCGTTCGCCTGGAGGTCTTCACCCCGATCCTGGGAGGCAGTACCCAGACCCGAGGGGTCGACGATGTCGACATCGTTCGGGCAGCCACGGTGCGCGGGCATCTGCGTTTCTGGTGGCGGGCCCTTTACGCGGCTCAACGCGCGAGTGCCTCGTTGCTGTACGAACGCGAGGCCGCGATCTGGGGGCGCGCTGCGACGGACGCAGGCGGTCGTGCTGCCGTCGAGATCCGCATCGACGTCGAGCAAGCCGGCGAGGTCGACAGCAGTGACATCCGGCTCTACGACTCGAGGCACGGCAAGGCGACACCGGGCGCGTATGCGCTGTGGCCTGCGCGCAAGGAGAAGAGGACGAACACGCCGCCGGCGCCTCGCCGGATGCCCGGAACCCGTTTCCGGCTCACGCTCATCGCCGCTGCAAGTTGCGAGATCGAGGTCAGTAACGCGCTTCGCGCGTGGATTCTGTTCGGCGGCTACGGCGGTCGTACGCGGCGCGGGCTCGGGAGCTTAAGGGTTCTGAACGATCTCAGGTCTTGGTTGCCGTCGAAGGCAACGCGCGATGCGATCAGAGATCTGTTCGGGTTTGACGTCCTCGCCTCGCCGACGAAGGTGCCCGGCGACGTGCCGTGGCTCGACGGCGCCGCGCTCCAGGTCGGCAAGGCCGAGCGCGACGCTGCGAAGGCGTGGACGACGGCACTCGACTGGCTCAAGGAGTTCCGCCAGGGAACGAGCGGCCAGCAAGGTGATCGGGCACGAGAGCCGGGCGCCGGCAAGCCGCAGCCCAAGCGGCCGTCAATCTCCAACTGGCCCGAGGCGGACAAGCTCCGCCACATCAAGCGGAAGACGAGCGCTCATGTGCCGAAGCACAATGCGACGCCAGCATGGCCGCGGGCGGGCTTCGGTCTTCCCATCATCGGGCAGTTCCAGAAGAGCGCACGGAACGGAGGTCGGTACGACGAGCCTGACGGTTTCGAACTCCGCTGGCGCTCCGGCAACACGGAGCACGACCGCCTCGGGAGCCCGCTCATCGTGAAGGCGCTGCCTCTCGCCGACGGCACGTTCGTCCCGTGCGCGCTCTGGCTGAACCGCGCCTATCCGGCCGGAGAGGTAATCCTCCGGGGCGTGAACAACTCGGCGGCGCCGTTCGATCGGCTCGTCGCTGCCGGCGACACGCCGCAGTTCTCAGCGCTCGCGAGCAAGCAGGGGCTTCGCGAGGCGTTCCTCGACTGGCTCCGTACCAAGTACCAGACGACGGTGGTGGCCCCATGACTGCGCACCTGCTCCTCGTCACGCTCGGGCCCGTCCAGGACTTCATCGCGCAGGCGCGCCGTACGCGTGACCTCTGGTACGGGAGCCACCTTCTCTCCGAGCTTGGTCGTGCGGCCGCGCGCGCTCTCGCCGACGGCGGCGGCGAGCTCATCTTCCCCTCGTTGAAGGCAGGAGACGCGCAACTCCAGCCTTGCGTCGCCCCGCTACGCTCGGATGGAACGCCTCCCCAGAATGTAGCGAACAAGCTCCTCGCCGAAGTCCCCTCGGGGGTCGATCCCCTAGAGCTCGCGCGAGCCGTACGCAAGGCGGTCACGCGGTACTGGCGCGAAGATCTTGCGGCGTCCGTCAAGGCAAGGTGCACCGGGATCCTCGCCTCCGGTGTCGATGCCCTGTGGTCCGAGCAGGTGGACACGTTCCTCGAGTTCGCGGCGAGCTGGACGCCGCTCGCCGACTACGCCCAAGCGCGCCGGCGGATCGAGCAAGCCGTCGCCGGTCGCAAGATGCTGCGCGACTTCGGCGCGTGGAGGCACGGGCGCGGCGCCGTGCCGAAGTCGAGCCTCGACGGCGCGAGAGAGACAGCGCTCCTGCCGCCGAATGCACGCGCGGCCACGCTCGCTCGCAAGTACCGGATCACGGATGGCGAGCAGCTCGATGCCATCGGGCTCGTGAAGCGCGCCGGCGGCGAGCCCGATCAGTTCGTACCCGTGGTTAACGTCGCGCTCGCATCGTGGCTGGAACTCGCAAGCCGGGCTGCCTCCGCGGACCTCGACGGGCTCCGGTCAGCGTGCCGCAGCGCCGGCATCTCTCGCGTCGCGCGAACGGACCTGCCCTGTGCGGTGCCGTTCTGCTTCGACGCCAGCGTGCTGCTCGCGAGTCGCTGGCGCTCGGTTTTCGAGGAGCAGGGGCTCCAGGGCGACCCGGAAGCGTGGGGCCGGCAGCACGTGCGGCGCATCTTCGACAAGATCTCGGAACCGTACCCGTACGTTGCGTGCCTCGTTGCCGACGGCGACCACATGGGCCGCGCGATCGATCGGCTGGGCTCCGCTGCCGATCACCGTACGTTCTCCGAGGCGCTCACGCAGTTCGCTGGCGAGGCTCGAAGTGTGATCGAGCAAAACCATCGCGGAGCCCTCGTCTATGCAAGTGGAGACGACGTGCTCGCGTTCGTGCCGCTGCCGGAAGCCCTCTCGTGTGCGGACGACCTCCGCAAGAGCTTCGCCGGTGCGATGGCCTCCGCCTGCAAGTCCATCGCGGCCGAGGAGCGGCCGACGCTGTCGGTCGGCCTTGGGATCGGTCACGTCATGGAGAGCATGGGTGACCTGCTCGCGCTCGGGCGGCAAGCGGAGCGCGACGCGAAGCACGACCGCAACGCGCTCGCGGTGCTGGTGGACAAGCGGTCCGGCGGCACCCGGTCCTGGCGTGCTCCGTGGAATGACGATCCGGTCGGTTCGCTACGCGAGGCCACGTCGCTGCTGCAGGACCGTCTTTCGTCACGCAAGGTCTACGAGATCGCGAGCACCCTCGCGCGCCTGCCGGACCCCTGCGACGAGGACGCAGCAAGGTGGGCTCGCGTGCTCATGCTGGAGGTCAGGCGCTCGCTCGCCCGTGTCGAGGGCGCCGCCTTGCGCCCCGAAGGTGCCGGCCTCGTGCTCGATGACGAGGCCGGCTATGCGGCGCTGCACGCCCGCGTCCGCGCATGGGTGGCGCGACTACTGATCGCCCGCACGTTCGCACACGCGACGCCTCGAGAGCGGCGTAGCGAGGAGGCGGCCGCATGACGACGACCGCTCGCCTAGCTTTCGTTCCGCGCGACGGCCTCTTCTGCAAGGACGGCAGGGGCTGGCATACGAGCGCATCCGGTCGCGGACACGGACTCGACTGGCCGTGGCCGTCCACCATCCTCGGCGCCCTGCGATCCGCCTGGGGACGAGGCGAGGAGGCAAGGAGCGGCACCCTCTTCGGCCCCAACGATTGGCGGACACGCACAGCTGCGATTCAGCTCGGGAGAACGCTGGTGCTCCGGCGGACGCATGGTGTCCCGTGGCGTTTCGAAGACACAACGTGGCCGGTTCCGCTGGATGCGCTTTGGCTCGAAGGCCGCCACGATGTGCACCGCCTCGAACCTGTCCAGCCCGTCGTGCCGACGCTCGGGCGGGACGACGACGAGGCTCGCGAAGCTCTGATGCGGCCGGTGCTGGACGGCGCGGGCAAGCCGCTCGCGTCTCCACGCTGGTGGAGCAGCGACGATTTCTCGGCCTGGCTTGCCGGGCGGTCCGTCGCCGTTCGAGATCCCGATGACATGCTGGCCACGACCCGGCGAGTTCAGGTGCACGTCGGCATCCTGCCCGACGAGCTCACGGCGGACGAGGGCGTTCTGTTCTCGCACGACGTCATCGAGACGCTCGATCCGGACGCAGAGTGGGCTATCGGCGCCGAGGTTGCGCTTCCGGACGGTGCTCTCTTCGGCGTGGCGACGCTCGGTTCGGATTCGCGTCTCACGCGTGTGGAATCGTTGCCCGCCGCGCTGTTCAAGCCGCCTGCGCGGCTGCTCGGCGCATTCGGGTCGCCGAGCAAGGGGCTACGGATCTTCGCGATCACGCCCCTCTGCTTCGAGAAGGGCTGGTTGCCTGATGGCCTCGAACAGAACGGTGGCACCTACCGCGGGCGCTTGGCCGGGATCGACCACGACGTCATCCTGCGCGCGGCGTTCGTTCCCCGACCGACGCACGTGTCTGGCTGGGACATGGCGGCCAACGCGCCCAAGCCGACCTCGCGCATGGTGGGGCCGGGTGCCGTCTACTTCTTCGAGCGAGTCGACGGGAAACCCTTCGGCGAAGCCGATGCCCGGTCGCTCTGGCTCGCGGAGCTTGGCACGCGCGCCGACGAGGGTTTCGGCCGAGTCGTCCCGGGAGTCTGGAGCCCATCAAGGAGCACCCCATGAAGACGAGACCATTCCTCCTGCACGCGCTGTCTCCGCTGCACGCCGGCACCGGTCACGCGGCGGACGTCATCGATCTGCCGACTGCGCGCATGAAGGCGACGGGGATTCCCTTCTTGCCCGGCTCATCGATCAAGGGCGTGCTGCGGGACGCGCGTCGCGCCGGCGATCGCGAAAAAACAGAGGCGGTGTTCGGTCCTTCGGACGACCCGGCCGCGCACGCGGGAGCGCTCGTTGTCGGGGACGCACGTCTGCTCGCGCTTCCGGTGCGGAGCTTCCGGGGCACGTTCGCGTGGACGACCTCGCCGCTCCTGCTCGCGCTCGCCAAGCGTGATCTCGAAGAAGCCAACCTCCCGACCCTCAGCGTTACCGGTCGCGGCGCGCGGCTCGCACAGGGAAGCTGCTGCGCCCACCAGGGCCGACTCTACCTCGAGGATCTCGATCTGCCCGCAACCGAATCCAACGAGGCGACGTCCTGGGCGCGGAGGCTCGCGCCGCTCCCGTCGCCCGGCGACGACATCTTCACGAAACGCTTCGCGGTCGTTGACGACGACACGATGGCGTTTCTGTGGGAGACGGCGACCCAGGTGGACGCGCGAGTCCGCCTGGACGAGAAGACGCGCACGGTTGCGCCCGGTGCGCTGTGGCTCGAGGAGAGCCTCCCGCCGGAAAGCCTGCTCATCGGCCTCCTCGCCGCGGATCGGAGCCGCCGGCGCGGCGTCAACATGACGCCCGACGACGTCCTGGGCTTCGCGCTCGCCAGCGAGGAGATCCACCAGATCGGCGGCAAGGCCACGACCGGGCGCGGCCGGTGCCGGATCGTCCCGATCGCGCGAAAGGATGCAGGCCATGGCAAAGCCTGACGCGCACCGGAAGCCACTCCTGCGTGACCAGCGCCGTGCGCTCCACGCCTACGAGTCGGTCGGGAACGTGCCGAAGGCGCAGCAGAAGGACTACGAGATCGCGGTCAACGACCTCGGCGCCAATATCCTGCGGAGCGGCCTGTGCGCCGCGATCGCTGCGGTTCAGCGGCTTGGCAGTCGCGGAGAGCTTCTGCTCGGCCATCTCGCTGGCGCAGGCGTGCCTGGCTTCGAAGGCGCGGCTGCGAGCGATGTGGCGAGGCGCGTGCGCGAACTCGACGCGGACGCCTACATGATCGCCACGCGCGAGACGCTCCAGGTCGCGGTCTGGCTCAAGCGCGCCGTGCAGGCGACGTTCGGAGGGGCCTGACGATGCGCCACGTTCTGCGATCAGTCGGCACGCCAGATCATGCCGGACTTGCCTACGACGCGTGGGCGCCCGTGGGTTGCGACGGCAAGGTCCCAGACGACCAGCGAGCGCCCTGGCTTTCGGCGCTCGAAGACATCGTTGTTGCGCCCGACTACTCCGGATCCTTCCAGCGCTGGAAGGAGAGCTTCTCTGCACCAGGTGATCGCATCTTCGAGCTCGTGCTCGCGAGCCGGCTGCTCGTTGGGCATGGGAACTCGAGCGCGACGGATATCGGCATCACCCTACATCACACGTGGGGCGTTCCGTTGATCCCGGGGTCGGCACTGAAGGGCCTCGTCGCTCACTTTGTCGACGCCGTCTATGGGC
This is a stretch of genomic DNA from Pseudomonadota bacterium. It encodes these proteins:
- the cas10 gene encoding type III-B CRISPR-associated protein Cas10/Cmr2; the encoded protein is MTAHLLLVTLGPVQDFIAQARRTRDLWYGSHLLSELGRAAARALADGGGELIFPSLKAGDAQLQPCVAPLRSDGTPPQNVANKLLAEVPSGVDPLELARAVRKAVTRYWREDLAASVKARCTGILASGVDALWSEQVDTFLEFAASWTPLADYAQARRRIEQAVAGRKMLRDFGAWRHGRGAVPKSSLDGARETALLPPNARAATLARKYRITDGEQLDAIGLVKRAGGEPDQFVPVVNVALASWLELASRAASADLDGLRSACRSAGISRVARTDLPCAVPFCFDASVLLASRWRSVFEEQGLQGDPEAWGRQHVRRIFDKISEPYPYVACLVADGDHMGRAIDRLGSAADHRTFSEALTQFAGEARSVIEQNHRGALVYASGDDVLAFVPLPEALSCADDLRKSFAGAMASACKSIAAEERPTLSVGLGIGHVMESMGDLLALGRQAERDAKHDRNALAVLVDKRSGGTRSWRAPWNDDPVGSLREATSLLQDRLSSRKVYEIASTLARLPDPCDEDAARWARVLMLEVRRSLARVEGAALRPEGAGLVLDDEAGYAALHARVRAWVARLLIARTFAHATPRERRSEEAAA
- the cmr1 gene encoding type III-B CRISPR module RAMP protein Cmr1, with product MSEQAKVCVPDAATERPDRSEPRAPAYASLPAAKMRVARGGVEAREMSVRLEVFTPILGGSTQTRGVDDVDIVRAATVRGHLRFWWRALYAAQRASASLLYEREAAIWGRAATDAGGRAAVEIRIDVEQAGEVDSSDIRLYDSRHGKATPGAYALWPARKEKRTNTPPAPRRMPGTRFRLTLIAAASCEIEVSNALRAWILFGGYGGRTRRGLGSLRVLNDLRSWLPSKATRDAIRDLFGFDVLASPTKVPGDVPWLDGAALQVGKAERDAAKAWTTALDWLKEFRQGTSGQQGDRAREPGAGKPQPKRPSISNWPEADKLRHIKRKTSAHVPKHNATPAWPRAGFGLPIIGQFQKSARNGGRYDEPDGFELRWRSGNTEHDRLGSPLIVKALPLADGTFVPCALWLNRAYPAGEVILRGVNNSAAPFDRLVAAGDTPQFSALASKQGLREAFLDWLRTKYQTTVVAP
- the cmr4 gene encoding type III-B CRISPR module RAMP protein Cmr4, with translation MKTRPFLLHALSPLHAGTGHAADVIDLPTARMKATGIPFLPGSSIKGVLRDARRAGDREKTEAVFGPSDDPAAHAGALVVGDARLLALPVRSFRGTFAWTTSPLLLALAKRDLEEANLPTLSVTGRGARLAQGSCCAHQGRLYLEDLDLPATESNEATSWARRLAPLPSPGDDIFTKRFAVVDDDTMAFLWETATQVDARVRLDEKTRTVAPGALWLEESLPPESLLIGLLAADRSRRRGVNMTPDDVLGFALASEEIHQIGGKATTGRGRCRIVPIARKDAGHGKA
- a CDS encoding type III-B CRISPR module-associated protein Cmr5; amino-acid sequence: MAKPDAHRKPLLRDQRRALHAYESVGNVPKAQQKDYEIAVNDLGANILRSGLCAAIAAVQRLGSRGELLLGHLAGAGVPGFEGAAASDVARRVRELDADAYMIATRETLQVAVWLKRAVQATFGGA
- a CDS encoding type III-B CRISPR module-associated protein Cmr3; protein product: MTTTARLAFVPRDGLFCKDGRGWHTSASGRGHGLDWPWPSTILGALRSAWGRGEEARSGTLFGPNDWRTRTAAIQLGRTLVLRRTHGVPWRFEDTTWPVPLDALWLEGRHDVHRLEPVQPVVPTLGRDDDEAREALMRPVLDGAGKPLASPRWWSSDDFSAWLAGRSVAVRDPDDMLATTRRVQVHVGILPDELTADEGVLFSHDVIETLDPDAEWAIGAEVALPDGALFGVATLGSDSRLTRVESLPAALFKPPARLLGAFGSPSKGLRIFAITPLCFEKGWLPDGLEQNGGTYRGRLAGIDHDVILRAAFVPRPTHVSGWDMAANAPKPTSRMVGPGAVYFFERVDGKPFGEADARSLWLAELGTRADEGFGRVVPGVWSPSRSTP
- a CDS encoding DUF1156 domain-containing protein translates to MSAAIAPLASRRKLAEVGLPLDVISRTAAREKNRRIGHPCSFHVWWSRKPLAACRALTFAQLVDDPSSRPDLFPTERAQAEERDRLFGILSRLVEWEARADERLLAEARAAFEYSMGGQPPPVLDPFCGGGSIPLEALRLGLPAVGSDLNPVAVLLTRALTTLPARFAKARAVSGGDQTSIAPDGALSADVKFYGSWIRDRAVDRLGGLYPSARGCAVHAWLWVRTVQCPNPACRARAPLANKFALATRRGDRTWVEPQIEQGRFRYVIRTGADEIPTGTVKRGGAHCLGCRATIPLEHVRQEGMQGRLGADLVALALESSNGRRFAPADAEHERIAFAATPAWTPDGELPERALGFRVQRYGIRSYRDLFTARQLTALATFADLIGEARKRIREDARRAGMLDDGKPLHEGGEGATAYAEAVSVLLALAVGKLADYASTLCSWMDGQAKLGHTFVRQALAMTWDFAEGNPLSRSTGGYLRQVELISRVIDESSVPTTAAYVVQHDAKHPHPAARSCVVVTDPPYYDNIGYGDLADYFYVWLRPMLREVYPDLFATHLTPKEDELVAAVERFDGDRARAREFFEGGLAQAFAQMHDVQDPSFPLSIFYAFKQSVADAEGIGSTGWESMLEALIGAGFSITGTWPMRTESTSRLRSIGSNALASSIVLICRRRAAAVSAATRREFLSALRAELPTALAHLQRSNIAPVDLAQSAIGPGMAIYTRYSKVVDAEGEAVPVREALSLINQILDEVLAEQESDFDADTRWALAWFEQHGFDEGEYGVAETLSKAKNTSVAGMVEAGVIESRRGKVRLLSPDELPDNWDPATNGRLTVWEMVHHLIRVLESGGESAAADLAAQLGSRAEIARELAYRLYTVSERKKRAQDALRYNALVQSWPEISRLARESGARRAEQKTLFVGGEA